In a single window of the Littorina saxatilis isolate snail1 linkage group LG3, US_GU_Lsax_2.0, whole genome shotgun sequence genome:
- the LOC138962151 gene encoding uncharacterized protein — protein MSTKQQPDTGGKLERSVKMDYSETYRENDRLDLDLDEQIISLTRNAQRALTGKDDELVAVKADADRTRKLKEAVNHQQNRETDSLGILCQSPPKLSRSASLAPPRKLSAGNGSGRRASVGNTSSRRDNEGNVSSRSDNEGNVSSRSSNGVGNVSARRLSVVNLVSSRRASIFSCSGTLGENSGDGEREENGGGAAESYRVLESGEVADTRKKSITERRLAMERDRFSSKNLFNVKRRHSAVTNTAERDNSPEGLRKNMSAMNLSKQQGQGQVRPKTSPAAHGYRRGLRSKSSRDYLRPTTSSASRLVRFADNNADDGDSYLYAAARRPRSRRELEKLSALRMDHFVDGDSMATLDRRATEAWGSNGGSGGDPNQDLLQRLRGGRPGLQARVTTFLKDMDEFNKRSQKSALEQILEAT, from the coding sequence atgtccaccaagcAGCAACCAGACACCGGCGGGAAGCTGGAACGCTCGGTCAAGATGGACTACAGCGAGACGTACCGAGAAAACGACAGactcgaccttgaccttgacgaGCAGATCATCAGCCTCACGCGCAACGCGCAGCGCGCGCTGACAGGGAAGGACGACGAGCTGGTGGCGGTCAAAGCCGACGCCGACAGGACCCGCAAGCTGAAAGAAGCCGTCAACCACCAGCAGAACCGGGAGACTGATAGTCTGGGAATCCTCTGTCAGTCTCCGCCCAAACTGTCCAGGAGCGCTTCATTAGCGCCCCCGAGAAAGCTGAGCGCTGGAAACGGCAGTGGAAGGAGAGCGAGTGTGGGGAACACCAGCAGCCGAAGAGACAATGAAGGAAACGTTAGCAGCCGAAGCGACAATGAGGGAAATGTGAGCAGTAGAAGCAGTAATGGTGTAGGAAACGTGAGCGCCAGACGCCTCAGTGTGGTGAACTTGGTGAGCTCGAGAAGGGCGAGCATCTTCAGCTGCAGTGGCACTCTCGGTGAGAACAGCGGTGACGGGGAGCGCGAGGAGAACGGAGGAGGAGCTGCAGAGAGCTACAGGGTGCTGGAGAGCGGGGAGGTGGCGGACACGAGGAAGAAGAGCATCACGGAGCGACGCCTGGCCATGGAGAGGGACCGCTTCAGCTCCAAAAACCTATTCAACGTCAAGCGAAGACACAGCGCCGTCACCAACACTGCCGAACGGGACAACTCTCCGGAAGGGTTGCGGAAGAACATGTCGGCCATGAACTTGAGCAAGcagcaaggtcaaggtcaagttcGTCCAAAAACCTCACCGGCAGCCCACGGTTATAGGCGAGGGCTCAGAAGCAAAAGCAGCCGAGACTACCTTCGGCCAACCACCTCGTCAGCATCACGACTCGTCAGATTCGCAGACAACAACGCCGACGACGGAGACAGTTACCTCTACGCAGCAGCTCGTCGCCCGCGCTCTCGTCGAGAACTGGAGAAACTTTCAGCTTTGCGAATGGATCATTTCGTGGATGGTGACTCGATGGCTACGTTAGACAGGAGAGCCACGGAAGCCTGGGGGTCAAACGGTGGCAGTGGTGGTGATCCGAACCAAGACCTGCTGCAACGACTCCGTGGCGGCCGACCTGGGCTACAGGCGCGTGTGACGACCTTCTTAAAAGACATGGACGAGTTCAACAAGCGAAGTCAGAAGTCTGCCTTGGAACAGATTTTGGAAGCCACGTGA